In Oryza brachyantha chromosome 1, ObraRS2, whole genome shotgun sequence, the following are encoded in one genomic region:
- the LOC102699829 gene encoding DNA gyrase subunit B, chloroplastic/mitochondrial, with the protein MGAALLRPSPTPPRLRHLLRRLLSTAAGPSRLLPLPAASARLLVRPRVAAAAAVAPPPPLRRNGVAVRAFMASTAASEAMQEKRVAGEYTAANVQVLEALDGVRTRPGMYIGSTGSRGLHHLVYEILDNAVDEAQAGYANKINVILHDDNSVSVTDNGRGIPTDIHPQTKKSCVETVLTLMHAGGKFGGSKSGYSVSGGLHGVGLSVVNALSEALEVTVWRDGKEYRQNYSRGKAITTLTSRILSDESSSRQGTCIRFWPDKHIFTTTIDFDFNMISGRIRELAFLNPELTITLTKEGQDSQVQHNEYCYAGGLVEYVKWLNTDKKPLHDPIAFRREMDGITLDVSLQWCSDSYSDTVLGYANSIRTIDGGTHIDGLKASLTRTINNLAKKSKAIKDKDISLSGEHVREGMTCIISVKVPNPEFEGQTKTRLGNPEVRRIVEQSVQENLTEYLELHPDVLDLILSKSLNALKAALAAKRARELVRTKSVLKSSSLPGKLADCASTNPEESEIFIVEGDSAGGSAKQGRDRKFQAILPLRGKILNIERKDEAALYKSEEIQNLIVALGLGVKGEDFNKEALRYHKIVILTDADVDGAHIRTLLLTFFFRYQKALFDEGCIYVGVPPLYKVERGKQVHYCYDDADLKELVNTFPTNASYHIQRFKGLGEMMPAQLWETTMDPERRLLKQLKVEDAAEANVVFSSLMGTRVDVRKQLIQNAASMVNLEHLDI; encoded by the exons ATGGGGGCAGCACTCCTCCGGCCGTCGCCTACGCCGCCGCGCctgcgccacctcctccgccgcctcctctccaccgccgccgggccCTCCCGCCTGCTCccgctccccgccgcctccgcgcgccTCCTCGTCAGGCCGAG ggttgcggcagcggcggccgttgctcctcctcctcctctgcggCGGAATGGGGTTGCGGTGAGGGCTTTCATGGCCTCCACGGCGGCGTCCGAGGCGATGCAGGAGAAGAGGGTGGCTGGGGAGTACACCGCTGCAAACGTCCAG gtcTTAGAAGCATTAGATGGAGTTCGCACAAGGCCTGGTATGTACATTGGAAGCACAGGATCACGTGGATTGCATCATCTG GTTTATGAAATATTGGATAATGCTGTGGATGAAGCTCAAGCAGGCTATGCCAATAAGATTAATGTTATCCTTCATGATGACAATTCAGTTAGTGTAACAGACAATGGTCGTGGG ATCCCTACAGATATACACCCCCAGACGAAGAAATCTTGCGTGGAAACTGTCCTAACG TTAATGCACGCTGGTGGTAAATTTGGAGGCTCAAAGAGTGGCTACAGTGTTTCTGGAGGATTGCATGGTGTTGGCCTATCAGTTGTTAATGCTTTGTCAGAG GCACTGGAAGTTACTGTTTGGCGTGACGGAAAAGAATACCGTCAAAATTATTCACGTGGAAAGGCAATCACAACGCTAACTAGTAGGATATTGTCTGATGAATCAAGTTCTCGTCAAGGCACGTGCATCAGATTTTGGCCTGATAAGCATA TTTTTACCACCACAATTGACTTTGACTTCAATATGATATCTGGTCGCATCCGGGAACTTGCCTTTCTAAATCCTGAG CTGACAATAACATTGACAAAGGAAGGACAGGACTCACAGGTTCAACACAATGAATACTGTTATGCTGGCGGTCTGGTTGAGTATGTTAAATGGTTGAATACTGACAAG AAACCCCTTCATGATCCAATTGCATTCAGAAGAGAAATGGATGGAATAACGCTTGATGTTTCCCTTCAATG GTGCTCTGATTCATACTCTGATACAGTCCTAGGATATGCAAACAGTATCCGTACTATTGATGGTGGTACTCATATTGATGGGCTGAAGGCTTCGTTGACAAGAACAATTAATAACCTTGCAAAGAAGTCGAAGGCTATTAAG gaTAAAGATATTAGCTTGAGTGGGGAGCATGTAAGAGAAGGAATGACCTGCATTATTTCAGTTAAGGTCCCTAATCCAGAGTTTGAAGGACAGACAAAG ACGAGGTTGGGAAATCCAGAAGTCCGAAGAATAGTTGAACAATCTGTTCAAGAAAATTTAACCGAGTACTTAGAGTTACATCCAGATGTTTTGGATTTGATTCTGTCAAAGTCGCTTAATGCTCTCAAG GCTGCATTGGCAGCTAAGCGAGCTAGAGAATTAGTGAGGACAAAAAGTGTATTGAAATCTTCATCACTTCCTGGGAAATTAGCTGACTGTGCATCTACTAATCCTGAAGAATCTG AAATCTTCATAGTTGAAGGTGATTCAGCTGGGGGTAGCGCAAAACAAGGACGTGATAGGAAATTTCAG GCTATTTTGCCTCTAAGAGGCAAAATTCTTAATATTGAAAGGAAAGATGAGGCAGCCTTGTACAAAAGTGAAGAGATCCAAAATCTAATTGTTGCTCTTGGGTTAGGAGTAAAG ggCGAGGATTTTAACAAGGAAGCTCTTCGGTATCATAAGATAGTTATACTCACTGATGCTGATGTAGATGGTGCACATATCCGGACTCTTCTCCTTACTTTCTTCTTTAGATATCAG AAAGCACTATTTGATGAAGGTTGCATTTATGTTGGTGTGCCTCCTCTTTACAAG GTTGAACGTGGGAAACAAGTGCATTACTGCTATGATGATGCCGATCTTAAAGAGCTAGTTAACACCTTCCCAACGAATGCTTCTTATCATATCCAAAGGTTTAAAG